A genomic window from Brassica oleracea var. oleracea cultivar TO1000 chromosome C8, BOL, whole genome shotgun sequence includes:
- the LOC106309909 gene encoding lipase-like PAD4: protein MEEYRFEKSEIQASFMMSTPLWSESWSLCNAADCVGNIQIQHVAGIMYVALPKVEMNQPGNLVGVEVAGDGLFAALSSSLLSGEPPFMVNDVILELFVSTGLLIQSQITKGLELEETKQVVITGHSTGGALAALTALWLLSQPSPPPFRLLCITFGSPLLGNQSFSFSVSRSRLAYKFCHVVSIHDLVPRGNADRFWPFGTYLFCSDSGGLCLENADSVCGMFRILNSTGTPNIEEHQGYGYYVSTLSYQFLISRSFRGGRISDNSYEAGAAFAVESLGFSNDQEIGVLVKECIETATKKNRAPILRTSELPKHIEWYKHNCDVSPKQFGYYDNFRQFSNTREIRVNMSRAKLAKFWDGVFEMVEKNELPFDFYLAKKWVYTSKFYQLLFEPLDIAYFYKYKYSRTSGHYMKSGNRPKRYEVIDKWWKARGEPHKEKRARTRYASTTQDTCFWAKLEEAKECLDDLTCESSDAQKQTLLWKKIYEFERYSATLVKMKEVSKDVLAKNSSYTVWVEKLREFNKLKMSNGVVDESDAMET, encoded by the exons ATGGAAGAGTACCGGTTCGAGAAGAGCGAGATACAGGCTTCGTTCATGATGTCGACACCGCTATGGTCCGAGTCATGGAGTTTATGCAACGCCGCTGATTGCGTAGGGAACATTCAAATCCAACACGTCGCCGGAATCATGTATGTTGCTTTACCGAAGGTGGAGATGAATCAACCTGGGAATCTCGTGGGCGTAGAAGTTGCCGGAGATGGGCTTTTCGCGGCCTTGTCCTCATCATTACTCTCCGGTGAGCCTCCGTTTATGGTCAACGATGTAATACTTGAACTTTTTGTTTCAACGGGTCTCCTTATTCAATCACAG ATCACAAAAGGATTGGAACTGGAAGAAACTAAACAAGTGGTAATTACCGGACATTCAACTGGCGGCGCGTTGGCGGCACTCACCGCACTTTGGCTTCTCTCACAACCTTCTCCGCCGCCATTCCGCCTCCTCTGCATCACCTTCGGCTCTCCTCTGCTCGGAAACCAATCTTTCTCTTTCTCAGTGTCCCGATCACGTTTAGCCTACAAGTTCTGCCACGTGGTGTCCATCCACGACCTCGTTCCTAGAGGAAATGCTGATCGATTCTGGCCCTTCGGAACCTATCTCTTCTGCTCCGACAGTGGAGGTCTTTGCTTAGAAAATGCTGATTCAGTTTGTGGGATGTTTCGTATACTCAACTCGACAGGAACTCCAAACATTGAGGAACATCAAGGGTACGGATATTACGTGTCCACACTCTCTTACCAGTTTCTTATATCTAGAAGCTTTCGTGGTGGACGTATCTCAGACAATAGCTACGAAGCTGGTGCTGCATTTGCTGTTGAGTCTCTAGGATTCTCTAATGATCAAGAAATTGGTGTGTTGGTGAAAGAGTGCATAGAAACAGCTACAAAGAAAAATCGTGCTCCGATTTTGAGAACGAGTGAGTTACCAAAGCACATTGAATGGTACAAACATAATTGCGACGTGTCACCAAAGCAGTTCGGTTACTACGATAACTTTAGACAATTCTCAAATACAAGAGAGATAAGGGTGAACATGAGTCGGGCAAAGCTAGCTAAGTTTTGGGATGGCGTGTTTGAAATGGTGGAGAAGAATGAGTTACCTTTTGATTTTTATCTGGCAAAGAAATGGGTATACACATCAAAGTTTTACCAACTCTTATTCGAACCACTCGACATTGCGTACTTCTACAAGTACAAATACTCAAGGACGAGTGGTCATTACATGAAGAGTGGGAATAGACCCAAAAGGTATGAAGTGATTGATAAGTGGTGGAAAGCAAGAGGAGAGCCTCATAAAGAGAAGCGTGCGAGGACTCGATACGCTAGCACTACGCAGGATACTTGCTTTTGGGCTAAGCTTGAGGAAGCAAAAGAGTGTTTGGATGATCTGACCTGCGAGAGTAGTGATGCACAGAAGCAAACTTTGTTATGGAAAAAGATTTATGAGTTTGAGAGATACTCCGCTACATTGGTGAAGATGAAGGAAGTTTCGAAAGATGTCTTGGCGAAGAACTCGAGTTACACTGTGTGGGTGGAGAAACTAAGAGAGTTCAACAAGTTAAAAATGAGTAATGGAGTTGTTGATGAGAGTGACGCAATGGAGACTTAG
- the LOC106309081 gene encoding uncharacterized protein LOC106309081: MDSDDDKSVCIDRVRSFVLDAEKDPIKQKTVLRLEAMPKFTKDLDKGKGVVFDFDLNSEAQTKDDDGGKEKLMGSAIRANKMANSFQQCEERDLREALSRSRLEGSFSTTSDPKMIVPVKTVQKQTSSLLVGHSTEYGSTSSEARPSEGPQNSTKIRRRPYIRKRQEQKKPSANILRELYGSEAAKERSGVKRKGVGEVFSEEEIARRKEARVIPHVGSSTS, encoded by the coding sequence ATGGATAGTGATGACGATAAATCTGTCTGTATTGATAGGGTTAGATCATTTGTTCTGGATGCAGAGAAGGACCCTATCAAGCAGAAGACGGTGCTGAGACTGGAGGCGATGCCAAAATTTACGAAGGATCTAGACAAAGGGAAAGGTGTGGTGTTTGACTTTGACCTGAATTCAGAGGCTCAAACAAAAGATGATGATGGAGGAAAAGAGAAACTCATGGGATCAGCCATTAGAGCTAACAAGATGGCTAATTCGTTCCAGCAGTGTGAAGAACGAGATCTAAGGGAAGCATTGAGCAGGAGCAGATTGGAGGGATCTTTTTCGACTACGTCTGACCCTAAAATGATCGTGCCTGTCAAAACCGTCCAGAAGCAGACTAGTTCTCTTTTGGTTGGCCACTCTACGGAATATGGTTCCACTTCTTCTGAAGCTAGACCATCCGAGGGGCCCCAAAATAGTACTAAGATTCGAAGAAGACCTTATATTCGCAAAAGACAAGAGCAGAAGAAGCCCTCAGCTAACATTCTTCGTGAACTTTATGGGAGCGAAGCAGCGAAGGAGAGGAGTGGAGTTAAGAGAAAGGGGGTGGGGGAGGTTTTCTCGGAGGAAGAAATCGCAAGGCGTAAGGAAGCAAGGGTGATCCCCCATGTGGGATCGTCGACGTCTTAA
- the LOC106309082 gene encoding uncharacterized protein LOC106309082, with protein sequence MVQSLYSNIYHALNVQKEYPIEDIQAEIASWLMWRLWKNRNELVFNGKEYEAECILRKAREDAEEWKGRKVAEETAVKRLEVQQPTITNQANPWRPPPSNWVKCNSDSAWHNERDTSGLGWICRNETGEVLWAGARAVTKTGSAILAEAEALKWGAETLANFGYKNIIFETDSLQLAKMINGTEEVWPILHPTIELIRHHLLQIGSFEVRFYPRGGNKAADIIAKESITFVSSIPMLYSVVPMWLKYQVRSDKSVYQNNSW encoded by the coding sequence ATGGTACAATCTTTATACTCCAATATATATCATGCGTTGAATGTTCAGAAAGAGTATCCTATAGAAGATATACAAGCCGAGATTGCTTCTTGGTTGATGTGGAGATTATGGAAAAATAGAAATGAACTTGTGTTCAATGGAAAGGAGTATGAGGCGGAGTGCATTTTAAGGAAAGCAAGAGAGGATGCTGAGGAATGGAAGGGGAGGAAAGTGGCTGAAGAAACTGCAGTGAAGAGACTTGAGGTACAACAACCCACAATTACTAACCAAGCGAATCCATGGAGACCTCCCCCCTCGAATTGGGTGAAGTGTAATAGTGATAGTGCATGGCACAATGAGAGAGACACCAGTGGCTTGGGTTGGATCTGCAGGAATGAGACAGGTGAGGTATTGTGGGCAGGAGCTCGAGCTGTAACAAAGACGGGATCAGCGATACTAGCAGAAGCAGAGGCTTTAAAATGGGGTGCTGAAACTTTGGCAAATTTTGGATACAAGAATATCATCTTTGAAACTGACTCGTTACAATTGGCCAAGATGATCAATGGAACAGAGGAGGTGTGGCCAATTTTGCATCCCACAATTGAGCTGATCCGACATCACTTGTTACAGATTGGAAGCTTTGAAGTGAGGTTTTATCCAAGAGGGGGTAATAAGGCAGCAGACATAATAGCAAAGGAGTCAATCACTTTTGTGTCTAGTATTCCTATGTTGTATTCTGTTGTGCCAATGTGGCTGAAGTATCAAGTTAGGTCTGATAAATCAGTGTACCAGAACAATAGTTGGTAA
- the LOC106311275 gene encoding dof zinc finger protein DOF3.5-like: MERTEALTSSFIWRPNANAEITPSCPRCGSSNTKFCYYNNYSLTQPRYFCKGCRRYWTKGGSLRNVPVGGGCRKSRRPKSSSGNTKTGLTANSYNSGGGSPNIDLALVYANFLNPKPDEHKLQENCDTDFLVDEPAGASMEPLWSMDIDHGHHHHHYEHQVERIVEECGYNGLPPFPGEELMSIDTSGVWSDALLNGHNHVDVGGVTPAQIVQDPVVHFSDESSDSTNLLFGSWSRFDFSVDG, encoded by the coding sequence ATGGAGAGAACAGAAGCCTTGACGTCATCGTTTATATGGAGGCCAAACGCAAACGCAGAGATAACTCCGAGCTGTCCAAGATGTGGATCCTCCAACACGAAGTTTTGTTACTACAACAACTATAGCCTCACTCAGCCACGCTACTTCTGCAAAGGCTGCCGCAGATATTGGACCAAAGGTGGCTCCCTCCGGAACGTGCCCGTAGGCGGTGGCTGCCGCAAATCCCGCCGTCCCAAATCCTCCTCGGGTAACACTAAAACCGGCCTAACCGCTAACTCTTACAATTCCGGTGGTGGCTCACCAAACATAGATCTTGCTCTTGTTTACGCCAATTTCTTGAACCCAAAGCCTGACGAACACAAACTTCAAGAAAACTGCGACACAGATTTTCTAGTCGATGAACCTGCCGGCGCTTCGATGGAACCCTTATGGAGTATGGACATCGATCATGGACATCATCATCATCACTATGAACATCAGGTGGAACGCATTGTGGAGGAATGTGGTTACAATGGGTTGCCTCCATTTCCTGGTGAAGAGCTTATGTCTATTGACACTAGTGGTGTTTGGTCTGATGCTTTATTGAATGGTCATAACCATGTAGACGTTGGTGGTGTGACTCCGGCTCAGATTGTTCAGGATCCGGTGGTTCATTTTTCTGACGAATCCAGTGACTCCACCAACCTCTTGTTTGGAAGTTGGAGCCGTTTTGATTTCTCAGTCGATGGATGA
- the LOC106309079 gene encoding uncharacterized protein LOC106309079 translates to MDGESINHVLFACTLARKIWAISGFPSPPGGFDVDSVFQNVSYLLRVWKDQRCDVGLTRVFPWILWYLWKNRNSLLFDGFTYEGEQVFGKAREASDLWYLAQDLENDDEGRGNGGLCIRDTTWKAPPWDVVKCNIGVFWSKKTKILGASWVVRDHRGVVLLHSRCSFGLVGTKDEAFFISVVWAMESMASHRCLKVHFSFERPELVNAINRPKAWPSFKSKVTQIRAILENFLVWKGICRTV, encoded by the coding sequence ATGGATGGCGAGTCGATCAACCACGTTCTATTTGCATGCACTTTGGCTAGAAAAATATGGGCAATTTCGGGGTTTCCTTCTCCACCTGGGGGTTTTGATGTGGACTCAGTGTTTCAAAATGTAAGCTACTTATTAAGAGTGTGGAAAGACCAAAGATGTGACGTTGGTTTAACGAGAGTGTTTCCATGGATTCTGTGGTATCTGTGGAAAAATAGAAATTCTCTTCTATTTGATGGTTTCACATATGAAGGGGAACAAGTTTTTGGGAAAGCAAGAGAGGCATCTGATCTTTGGTACTTAGCTCAAGATTTGGAGAATGATGATGAAGGGAGAGGTAATGGTGGGTTATGTATTAGGGATACGACTTGGAAGGCTCCACCTTGGGATGTTGTTAAGTGTAACATCGGAGTCTTTTGGTCAAAAAAGACGAAGATCTTGGGTGCGTCTTGGGTTGTTAGGGATCATCGGGGTGTGGTGCTGCTTCATAGTCGTTGCTCCTTTGGATTGGTGGGGACTAAGGACGAGGCGTTCTTTATCAGTGTTGTGTGGGCTATGGAAAGTATGGCAAGTCATAGATGTCTGAAGGTTCATTTTTCATTTGAAAGACCAGAATTGGTGAATGCTATCAATAGGCCAAAGGCGTGGCCTTCCTTCAAATCTAAAGTGACACAAATCAGAGCAATACTGGAGAATTTTTTGGTGTGGAAAGGTATATGCCGAACCGTTTGA